One window from the genome of Malus domestica chromosome 01, GDT2T_hap1 encodes:
- the LOC103404945 gene encoding cytochrome P450 86A8 yields the protein MEIATALLVLTAITAYLLWLTFISRSLKGPRVWALLGSLPGLIENSDRLHDWIYDNLRACGGTYQTCICAIPFLAKKQGLVTVTCDPKNLEHILKTRFDNYPKGPTWQSVFHELLGEGIFNSDGDTWLFQRKTAALEFTTRTLRQAMARWVSRAIKLRFCPILKSAELQAKPVDLQDLLLRLTFDNICGLAFGKDPETCAPGFPDNGFAMAFDQATEASLQRFILPEVLWKLKKWLGLGMEVTLSRSLVHIEEYLSDVIASRKLELLSQQKDGNPHDDMLSRFMKKKENYSDTFLQQVALNFILAGRDTSSAALSWFFWLITLNPMIEDKILREICTVLIETRGDDMASWLDEPLEFEEIDRLIYLKAALCESLRLYPSVPEDSKHVVCDDVLPDGTFVPAGSSVTYSIYATGRMKSTWGDDCLEFLPERWLSPDGKKFIMHDSNKFVAFNAGPRICLGKDLAYLQMKSVTASVLLHHRLTVVPGHKVEQKMSLTLFMKYGLMVNVHKRDLGAILSSIKKEMTTEGQLQGEEQECVAVECNGDSGGGAVVGVA from the coding sequence ATGGAGATTGCGACGGCGTTGCTGGTTTTAACAGCCATCACGGCTTACCTCCTTTGGTTAACCTTCATCTCACGGTCGCTGAAGGGTCCACGTGTCTGGGCGTTACTGGGTAGTCTCCCGGGGCTCATTGAAAACTCGGACCGGTTGCACGACTGGATCTACGACAACCTACGCGCCTGCGGCGGCACGTACCAAACCTGCATCTGCGCCATCCCCTTCCTCGCCAAAAAGCAAGGCCTCGTGACCGTCACGTGCGACCCGAAGAATCTGGAGCACATACTCAAGACCCGGTTCGACAACTACCCCAAGGGCCCCACCTGGCAATCAGTGTTTCACGAGTTGTTGGGGGAGGGCATCTTCAACTCGGATGGCGACACGTGGCTGTTTCAGAGGAAGACGGCCGCACTTGAGTTCACCACCCGGACGCTGCGCCAAGCCATGGCTCGGTGGGTCAGCCGAGCCATCAAGCTCAGGTTCTGCCCGATTCTCAAGTCGGCTGAGCTCCAAGCTAAACCGGTTGATCTCCAAGACCTGTTACTTCGGCTCACTTTTGATAACATATGTGGCTTGGCTTTCGGGAAGGATCCGGAGACTTGTGCCCCGGGTTTTCCTGACAACGGCTTTGCCATGGCCTTCGACCAAGCCACCGAAGCCTCGCTGCAGCGGTTTATCCTGCCAGAGGTGTTGTGGAAGCTGAAAAAGTGgcttgggcttggaatggaagTCACATTGAGCCGAAGCCTTGTGCATATTGAGGAGTATTTATCCGATGTGATTGCATCCCGTAAGCTCGAGTTGCTGAGTCAGCAAAAAGATGGGAACCCACACGATGATATGTTGTCAAGGTTcatgaagaaaaaagagaactACTCGGACACTTTTCTCCAACAAGTGGCGCTCAATTTCATCCTAGCTGGACGTGACACATCATCAGCTGCGCTAAGCTGGTTCTTTTGGTTGATCACTCTAAACCCAATGATTGAAGACAAAATTCTGCGTGAAATTTGCACCGTTCTGATCGAGACACGTGGCGATGATATGGCaagttggttggacgagccgtTGGAATTTGAGGAAATTGACCGATTGATATACCTCAAGGCAGCATTGTGCGAGAGCCTTAGGTTGTACCCTTCCGTACCCGAGGACTCAAAGCATGTGGTGTGCGACGACGTTTTGCCGGATGGCACATTTGTCCCCGCCGGATCATCGGTGACATACTCCATATACGCAACGGGGCGGATGAAATCGACGTGGGGAGACGATTGTCTAGAGTTTCTCCCGGAGAGGTGGCTATCTCCCGATGGTAAGAAGTTCATAATGCATGACTCAAATAAATTTGTGGCCTTCAACGCCGGTCCAAGAATATGTCTGGGGAAGGACTTGGCTTACTTGCAAATGAAGTCAGTAACCGCGTCGGTTTTGCTCCACCACCGTCTCACGGTGGTGCCGGGCCACAAGGTGGAGCAAAAGATGTCGTTAACGTTGTTCATGAAATATGGACTCATGGTGAATGTGCACAAAAGGGATCTGGGGGCAATTTTATCAAGCATTAAAAAGGAGATGACGACGGAGGGACAATTGCAAGGGGAAGAGCAAGAGTGTGTGGCCGTTGAATGTAACGGTGACAGTGGTGGTGGAGCGGTGGTCGGGGTGGCTTAA